ttggcctcatcaatattttatacaacttcaacacaacatcccaacttctgtactcagtgctgtgatttatgaaggccaatgtgccgaaaGTTCTCTTTAttaccctatctgcctgtgatacCACTCCATATTTCCATGTCCCTTTTGTCCTTGTGCTCTTCAGTATCCCAGTATCACTCTGCAAGGCCTGCCCTGgtttgtcctctcaaaatacattaCAGTTTGCCtgcattaaagtccatctgccatttttcaaggtaatccagatcccgctgcaagttCTGATAGCCTTCTTCAATGTCCACCACACCATTAATTTTGGTGTTATCGCACATTTGTTTATcctgtttaccacattatcatccaaattattaatatgAATAACATGGCACCGagccctgcggcacaccactagtcataagactccatcagagaggcaactatctactaccagAATCTGAGTTCTCCCACTAAGCCAATGTTGGATCCAATTTACTGCTTCATCctcaatgccaagtgactgaaccttctagaTCAGCCTtctatgtgggactttgtcaaaggtccTTCGAGAGTCCGTGCAGACAATGTTTCCTGCCTTTCCTTGATCAattttcttggtaacctccttaaAAAAAGGCACAATTGGCTAGACATGATATACCATGCACAAACCTATGTTGAATATCACTAATCAGGCCCTATGATATGTTCCTTAACTtatcttccaataatttatccaCTACTGGTGTTaggctcattggtctataattttctggcttaTTCTTGGAGCCTTTCTTGAATAACAGAACATTGTCTGGCCTCTGGTTTGCTCACACCTCAACTTGGCTCAGGATGTTTCAAATaccttctttatttatttattgagatgcagcacagagtaggcccttttaCCCCCTTGAACTGCGCCACCCAGCAACtcccgatttaaccctcacctaatcatggggcaatttacaatgaccaattaacctagcaaccggTATGTGTTTGGACCATGGAGCATCcgcagaaaacccacacagtcacgaggagaatatacaaattcctcacaggcggtggtgggaattgaacccggtcactggtgctgtaaagcgttgtgctaaccactacgctaccacgcCACCCTGTGTTACCTCTGCCAGGGCCTCCGTAGTTTCTGCACTACcctccctcaaggtccaaggGGACCTATGCACCCTAATTCGCCTCGAGACAGCaaagcacctcctcttctgtaatcctgGTATGGTCATGAACTCTACCCTTATGCTTTAGTTCTGTAGACCCTGTGACCGTCTTTTGAGTAAAAGCTCTATTAAGGATCTTACACATCTCTTTCAGTTCCATGCATAGATGGCCACGTTGATCTATAAGTTGTCcaatttgtcccttgctatcctttctgCTTTTAATATCTCTGTAGAAGCTTTTGGGCGTCTCTTTCACCTTGTTTGCCAAAACAACTTCATGCTTTCTTATAACCTTCCTAATTTCCCTGTGAAGTGTAGTAAGTGTCATAATTTAAAACATTAATCTCTGTTTGAGAGGAGGTTCAACTCTGTGGGTCACTATTCTTGCTTTGATCGTTATAGTCTGAGATAATTCTTTCTCTCTTCAGGTTTTCAACTGTAGTTATGACTTTTGCTGGATTCTTTATAATATAATCATTTTTTAAATACAGGCAGTACccaagttacgaacgtccgacgtacaaacaactcgtacttacaaacgGCCTGCCATAAAGCCCATTATATTAAAAATTTGTCagcatctgccattttaagtcagatcacgttgccattaacactgtgttgagtgtgtaactttgcatttggcttaaatttttcttagcaagattcaccctgatcccccttttccagtcagcatcgaccccacttgtcccatttaatctgtctcagtgcgggtggactttaggacccggaggAGCTTGGGACCTGCCGCCCggggctgctgctgaatccgcagtgcttctgttccgttgacagaaatcgatcacgattgaaaataaagtggaagtaataaagcgatcggaaagaggtgaaacaccatcggtcattggaaaaacgtTAGGCTGCAGTCAGaaaacgattggaacaattttaaaggataaagtgagaataatggagcatgtgaaaggccctaccCCGAtgtaagctacaattattactaagcaatgaggtgatttaattattgaaatacaaacatttcttaagtgttttatatgcatagaaagataaaatatacgctatatactaagacaaacatttgactacctgatgctaaataataccggatgtacctgttccaacttacatacaaatccgacgtaaagatggactcaggaacggaattcATTTGTAATCTTGGGACTGCCTGTACTCTGATTTAACCTTAAACAACCAAAAAAAACTGTTCGGTTTTTACCATGGATGTCTAGTCTCTATGTACCTGTATCCCTCACTGAGAAGGCCTAAAGCTCTGcacttctttctcaacaaaaaACCCAACAgatccaccaccaccctcttccATTTGGTGAAACTAgttctcaccctcaacaatttctcctttagctcctcCTACTTTTTCTAAACTCAAGGGTAGCCATGGGCATCCACATGGGTccatgcctgccttttcattggctatggaCAACAATCCATGTGttaagccttccctggtaatgctccccaactcttcctataCTACGTAGACAATtctattggtgctgcttcatgcacccatgttaaccttgtcaatttcatcaaccttgcctccaacttccaccctgcccttatatTCACTTGCTCCCTTTCTGATACCTcactcccctttctagatctctcgccctccatctctggagataaactGTCTACCAACATATTTTATTAACCTACCGATTACCATGgctacctcttcccacccagtctcctataaaaatgccattcccttttctcagttactTTGTCTCTGCCGCATCTATTCCTAGGATGAagttttcctttccagaacaACAGAGatatcttccttcttcaaagaacaaagTTTCTCTTTCTCTACCGTTCATGCAGCCCTCACCTACATCTACTCCATTCATGCTCACCTGTCTTCCTGATGCCTTAATAGGGATAGAGCTCCTATTTTCATCACCCACCAGtccatcagcctctgcatccagagCTCTACTTCGCCTGtcatctaacttctcatcttttttccggtcctgatgaagagtctcagcctgaaacgtcaactgtttactcttttccatagatgctacctagcctgctgagttcctccagcattttgtgtgcttgccCCTGACGATCTAGCttgccctccttccctctctccaccaTTTTATTTCGGCATCTTCCGCCTTCCTCTccagtcacggtgaggggtgttggCCCgacatgtcaactgtttattaatttccgtagatgctgattgacctgctgagtacctccagtgttttatgtgtgttgctgtacaattctgttttcttttacaGTATTTTTCCATGCAACAAACACGTTACTGCTGGTTTTCTTATGCTGTAAGCCAAGACTTTCTTCATGTTCTAAAGATAATTTTCCAGTAGCCTGTAATAAGATAGATGACTATGGCACCTTTGGAATTTAATTCAAGGAAAAGGCTTTTTTCAATAACTATAAAATTCTACAGATTATAGGAAACCCATATAGTTCACTCATATCATTCAGGGATGGAAATCTATTTGGTCTGCATACATGTAACTTCAGACAGATCTGAGTATGGTGTTGATTCTAAAATGGCTGAAGAAGCTTTTTTGCTTGGGGTTAGTAATGGACGGACAATAAGTGGATGGGGGTGGCAAGGCAGTGTAGTACACCACACTTTACTGTGCAGATGACCAGGattaattcctgccactgcctgtaaggagtttgtgcgatCTCCCCATAACCACTCCGATCTCTAACCACAGTCCATAGGTTGGTAGGTCCAAAGACGCACTggttggtctttgtaaattgtcccgggattaggctaggattaaattggaggattgctgggtggcatggctcaaaggccggaagggcctactcctccCTATATCTCAGTAAacggatagataaataaataaataaattgtcacCTCACCCATGAACAAACAAATAAAATGATTTTGCAATAGTATTTATTTATGCAAAATTGTATGATCTTTTTTCTCCAAATATTAGGTCAGGAGCCTTCTGTGGACAACAGCACTCTGTTACAGCTTTCCCCAGGATTACTTCTCATTGTAGACTTACATAGATTTTGTGAGCATTGCAGTCTTTATTCTATAGATCACTGCTTcaaaaatcatatggtgacttatTAAATGAATACACAACAACTTGGAGTACAATGTGTTACCTGCACATTGGTATCATGTTGATAAGATGATGTTCAAAGGGAGCTGTGTGTCTTTGTATAGATGTCATTGAAAGCTAAAATACAGACAgagcaaattattttaaaaaaggcaAACTGATAAGGTGCTAGTGGATTTGAGTAAAAGAGTAAAGAGTACAATTATCTGGGGCATTTAGTGAAACCACTCCCTAAGAATCGTGTCAAAGTTTGGACTTTTATCTTTTAACAGAAAGTTgttttagatcaggggttcccaaccttttttatgccatgggccgtTACCTTTCCGCGAAGGGTCTGTGGACCTCAAGTTGGGAGCCCCTGTTTTAGAGATAGTGTAGTGAAGAATCAGCAGACTGTTTTCTGGGGTGACAGGTCTATCATATGAGGGAGATTCAGTAGATGAGGCTTCTGTTCTTTTGAAGGTAGAAGACTGAGAAGTGATCTCCTTCTTAGAGTATTTGTGGAGTGTGTTGCTCCTGTTAAGAGGTCCAGAACATCGGGTCACAGTCTCAAATTAAGGGGTAGGTCATGTGGGACCAAAATGAAGGGAAATTTCTTCAGTTAAACATGGTAAATCTTTAAATGACCCAGTCATTGATAGCATGCAAAACAGTGATTGAAAAATTTCTGGATTTAATAGAATCAAGTGATAAAAGGACAGGAAAGGGAAATGGTCATGATCTTGTGGAAAAACAGAGGAAGTTCAAGGGACTATATGGCCTATTCCCACCACTAACGTTCATCCATTTAAAAATTCTCGGCACTAAAACTGTGCTCATTCTTTTTGGTGTGTACATTTATtgattgtgtgttgcttgaagctACTATGAAAAGCTCAAGAACTGTTCTCTTACCTACTTGCACATGTGACTTGCTATTAACCAGCTTTTGCCCCTCATCCAGTTATCCTAGGATCTACCTGAGGGTTGTTGCTGGAGAGAGGTAGCTTGCCTATCTTAGACATCAGAAGACTGTTGTTCACCTGAATTATGGAGATAAGACAATTCTACATTTCAAACTTCTAGTGTATTCTTAAAATTCATGAACCTCAATGAATTTCTTAACTGATATCATGCATTCcactttaaaaaataattttctttttgaAATAGTGGCATGGAGATTGACTATACGTGCACTTACTAATTATTTGAGAGTGATGTTGGCCAAACTTGTATGGATGATTAAGCAGATTTGCACTTGTTTTGTGTTGTGGATGCAGCTGGAATTATCAGAAGAAGTCCTGCAGAAAGCCCTGTCATCTAGTTCGGTCGTGACTTTCTTTGAACAGGAGATGTCAGAGTTGCGAGGCAGTATGAATAGCTTACAAAATAAAGAACAGACAATAGCAAGAAAAATGCAGAACGTCAACAAAAACTTCCAAAATATTTCAGATACTTGGAAACGAAGCTTAAATGAAATAAACAGCGAGATTGCAAACCTGAAGTCAGAGTCAAAGAACATGCACAATAACATTAAATTGGAAATTAATACTGTCGAACAAGGCATGAAGGAACTCaatgaaaagatggaagaattagGAGTTAGTACTTTGGGAAATACAAGAGCAATCAAAGAACAAGAGGAAGAAGATTTGGGTGGCCTGGACGAAGAAGCAAGCTGGAATACAAAGAGTATCGAGGGCCTAGCTGAACAACAGCGGAGTCTGATCTCAAAGGATATGGAGTTCATGGAAAAACTGACTGAATTTGAAGCAAAGTTTAAGGAATGCGAAGAAGCACTTCCAATAATTGATAATGGGGTCCACTCCCTCCTCAAGGTGACCAGAGACCTTCTAACCACAGAAAAGAAAATGGATGACATGACCGTTCAGATGTTTAATTTGGAAGACAATATGCTCAAAGTCATAACTGAGATACTAGATATAAAAAAACAACTGGAATTATTGCAGTCTGACTCTGCTTATTAAAGCTCAATAATGCTGTGAAGGATTCTGTCATAGAATGTAACAAGATGTGAGAAAGAAGAATCGTTCCACAGTTAAATTTAATGTTGCACTTTGAGCAGGAAAGCAATATTCTGTCAATGCAAACTTAATCATCTTTGCTATGTGCTGTTAAATAGTCATAATCTGCTGATAACTGAAAGGACAAACCATTCCTGTTTTCCACAAGATGAACAACATTATGTTCCATGTTTGCTTAGAGTACAAATGAAGATTGCACCCGACTTCTGCAAATAATCAACAGGAGACAGTATTGATGTTCATTGTCTTTGAACGCATAATTAAAGATCATGCAGTCATTAAggtttttaaattatatttttgaTTGAGAAGCATTACAGGCGAAGGTTATGGACATGAATGGTTGATTCTGCTTCACTTACTGCAAATCCTATCTATCAGACTTGTTTTTTACAGAAAAGTTTGTTTTTGGGAAAGAATGCAAAAGGAATGTTGTATATAATGATGGAGGGGTGGCTGCAGTGAGTCAGAGCTGCTATGATTAACATATCTTTGTGGTGCACTTTAGGCCACTTGTTTTGTTTTTTCACTTCCAGTGTTAGATGCTCTGCacaagtaattaacaaaaatgctTTCACACACAATGAAAAGTGTGAGGAATGACCTGGTATTCGGATGACTTAAATGCCAGGCCaggtggattgaaaaggcaggttgttgggaccagaggtgagggttcgACTGGGGTTCAGCTTGGTGCTTGGCAGCGTTTACTCAGCTCTATGCCGAACTGAGgccgaggctgtggcctgctctggctgctcggGGCTTcctgtctacagactcacttttgttctgaatgctgtttgcttacttttattgcttgtacgatttgatttttctctctgcacattgggtcttctttttttttaatgggtttttttgggcttctttgttttgtggatgcctgtaaggagacaaatctcaaggttatataatgtatacatattttgataataaatgtgctttgaactttgaatagatTCTGTATCAGTGATCATCTATCAGtgataatgttcttccatttgaatATTATATGCCTTTTTTAACTCATAACTCACTCGAAGTTGCAGCCTTTCACATGGCACAGGAGGGTGAGcggcatcagtggtgggaaaggaaTTTTGAGTGTTTCGGTTCGAGTTCCTGCAGCAGGACTGAGGGTGGAGCAGGAAGATAGTGTAAAGAGCAAAGTGAAAGGTGTGAGTCGGGCTATTAGGTGAAAGTTAGATCAAGAAGGGGTGTAAGGATGACAGGCAGATAAAGGCaaatgggagagggaaggggtgaagttGGGGGACACAGGGAGGTGGATGACAGGTGGACGCAGATAAGGGGAAATACGGTGGGAGGCAGATAGAGCTAGGTGGAGTCCTAAGGTAGAGAAAGTTTGGATAGTGATGAGTGTAATCAAAAGGAGTACATGTACAAGAATCTGATCAATAAACTTTAATTTTTCATCTCATTTTTTTACTCTCCTTTATCTAAGAGACTCTAATTCAGgcacttggatgaaagaaaaatgtaaggctgtgggaggaaagttTTGGCCAGGAGTATGCtaccttttttttatgccataggcccctaccattaaccaaggagtcAGTTGTTcccaagttgggaatccctgggtcAGATTAATCTTGGAATAAGTTAATATATTGACAcatcatgatgggctgaagggcctgtactgttctctgttccaaGTTTTTTCTGACTTAACCAGCCTCCTATCCTCTTCCAACCTTGTGCTTTTCAGCATTCTGGGGCTTAATATCAGTTACAATAATTGCACATAATTGGGATTTCAGACATTTTACTTTTAGAGATATAGTAATTGCTGCATTTACGTATCCCTGGAAACTTGAGACAACACTCTTACCTTCCACGCTCATTTGTTTTATCATTCAGTCCTTTATGCTATGTCAGACTTACCCCTTTAGGTCTCCACTCGCTCCCCATTTTTTCTGCCATCTGAAGCTTGCCTTCTGTCAGATAAAAGATCACTGATTTGAAATTTTCTTTTCTTGCCTTGGAGATTCTATTTTAATTGCTGAttcgtttccagcattttctggattTATTTAAGATCTCCAACATCAGCAATATCTTGTTTTTGTATATCTAGACCTGCAACCATGATTTTTGTGAAATTGAAAAACAGAGATCTGCCACGGATGAAGCTGGATTTGATAGATTCTTCACCTATATTTGATTGGAACATTTCCAGTATTGATAAAATAGAATAAAAATCTCAAATTTCTTAAATCCCTCATAGATTCTCTTTCAAATGGAAGGTGCTAAATGGGTTTTATCATAATGATATTTTGGGTAATATTTACTCTGTAACCGattaagaaaaaaaattgtaGTCCTTGGATATTTGAAAAAATGTGCTTTTAAACACAATGGGTTTAGTCATTGACCTGAGCTGGTGAATCTTCCACACTCTGCCCCTTTGTAACGTGCTGAGCGTTCCTGATATTTCTTTTATATTAAAAAGAATTTAACTCTGGAGTAAGTGACTATGATTTTTCACTGAAAAAACTATTAAATTTCTTTCTGTCTTCATAAACGATCATGGATCAATGATTCTGCATGCCTCACACTGAACTAATTTTGAATTAGAAATGAGTAATCTTTTTTATTGCTCTTTTAAATTAAGGAAACAGTTTAGTAATCTTAATGTCAGATTTCATAAACATTGGTAATGAACCAAAATATGGCAGGTATATTACTTGCAATTGATCACTTTGTTGCACTCTAGTTTTGTCATTTCTGTCCAACCTTTCTTAAAAAATGTATTAATTTACTTCTCATTATCAATattataataaaaaaataattaatttgaCATGacaagcaatgtttttttttaatggcatAAATCAGTAAGAATTCCTGGAGAAGACACATAGAAAACTTTCTTTATTGTCTGGGTACATTACAGAGTCAGTATAGAGTTGTCTGTTGtgtttctgcccccccccccccccactccctctccccattGCTATTTATACTGGCATTACAATTATATGGTGACATTCTTTGTGCCAGTGTGAGGGATCTTCTAACTAATCACTAAGTAAAGTTGTTGTCACGAGCTAATTCCACCTAGTAAAGTTTTAAAAAGAGTTGAACTGGAATAATGTTTTTTGAGGCATAGTCAACcacggatattgcatcctagctgtctatagTACACGATATGCAGACCCatgcagtacaatatggagagcaagctgttgcccatgtcacAGGCTCCTCCTCTCCACG
The genomic region above belongs to Hypanus sabinus isolate sHypSab1 chromosome 13, sHypSab1.hap1, whole genome shotgun sequence and contains:
- the LOC132403805 gene encoding inhibitor of nuclear factor kappa-B kinase-interacting protein-like isoform X2 → MLSELKQRRRAAGGSKQGDSAREQEAKEKTSEEPGKKAKPGPGREDSRAIDVRSALCLLSLLASAALAGVMFQQSANFADLEQKYQQLYTKLQVAQALEDEVSKVSKKLELSEEVLQKALSSSSVVTFFEQEMSELRGSMNSLQNKEQTIARKMQNVNKNFQNISDTWKRSLNEINSEIANLKSESKNMHNNIKLEINTVEQGMKELNEKMEELGVSTLGNTRAIKEQEEEDLGGLDEEASWNTKSIEGLAEQQRSLISKDMEFMEKLTEFEAKFKECEEALPIIDNGVHSLLKVTRDLLTTEKKMDDMTVQMFNLEDNMLKVITEILDIKKQLELLQSDSAY